One window from the genome of Ammoniphilus sp. CFH 90114 encodes:
- a CDS encoding HAD family hydrolase, whose protein sequence is MYKAVFLDLDNTIFSFDEMYKKTSHEALNQVIGIQELGLAFPSFYETFRSIADELYFEYEKGKRTMDSYRDERWIRTFKHFKIPIEQDKMKELNEYIVSNYLDHVEPFTGAREFLQRLQERYRVGLITNGPVEMQLAKLGKMNMMSYFEKDLVIISEEIGVSKPDPRIFQQALARAGMTAEEAVHMGDSMKHDIVGANGIGMASALIHTEKTDLANQVPTYHFRDFFDAAEVFFNKVENV, encoded by the coding sequence GTGTATAAAGCTGTTTTTTTAGATTTAGATAATACGATCTTTAGCTTCGACGAGATGTATAAGAAGACTTCTCATGAAGCCTTGAACCAAGTGATCGGAATTCAAGAACTTGGGCTTGCATTTCCATCATTTTATGAAACGTTTCGATCTATAGCGGACGAGCTATATTTTGAATATGAAAAGGGAAAACGAACGATGGACAGCTATCGAGATGAAAGATGGATCAGAACCTTTAAGCACTTTAAAATCCCGATCGAGCAGGATAAGATGAAAGAATTAAATGAGTATATTGTCTCCAATTACCTTGATCATGTCGAGCCATTTACTGGGGCAAGAGAATTTCTTCAGAGGTTGCAAGAGCGATACCGAGTGGGACTGATTACGAATGGTCCAGTCGAAATGCAGTTGGCCAAGCTGGGTAAAATGAATATGATGTCTTACTTTGAAAAGGATCTCGTTATTATTTCCGAAGAGATTGGGGTGAGTAAGCCCGATCCAAGAATCTTTCAACAGGCCTTAGCGAGAGCTGGGATGACGGCTGAGGAAGCCGTTCACATGGGAGACTCAATGAAGCATGATATTGTAGGGGCTAATGGAATAGGAATGGCTTCTGCTTTAATCCATACTGAAAAAACTGATTTAGCCAATCAGGTTCCTACCTACCATTTTCGAGATTTTTTTGACGCTGCAGAGGTTTTTTTCAATAAAGTGGAGAATGTGTAA